The sequence CGCCGAGCCGCTCGGAGCGGGCGGGATCGCGGCCGTCGTCGCCGTCGCCCTGGGCGAGGAAGCGGGCGATCAGGCCCTTGGTGGCGGCGGGGGACAGCAACGCCTCGCCACCGGCGGCGACCCGGATGGCGTTCAGCAGTTCCTCGGGCTCGCTGCCCTTGCCGAGGAAGCCGGAGGCGCCCGCGCGCAGCGACTGGACCACGTAGTCGTCGACCTCGAAGGTGGTCAGGATGACCACGCGGACCTGGGCGAGCGACGGGTCGGCGCTGATCAGACGGGTGGCGGCGAGGCCGTCGGTGCCGGGCATCCGGATGTCCATGAGGACGACGTCGGCGCCCCGCTCCTTGGCCAGCCGGACCGCCTCGGCGCCGTCGGAGGCCTCACCGACCACCTCCATGTCGGGCTCGGAGTCGACCAGGACCCGGAACGCGCTGCGCAGCAGTGCCTGGTCGTCGGCGAGCAGGACACGGATCGTCATACGGGCTCCCCCGGGGCCGTGGTGCGGGTCTGGACCGGCAGGATCGCATGGACGCGGAAGCCGCCGCCGTAGCGGGGTCCGGTGGTCAGGGTGCCGCCCAGGGCGGTGACCCGCTCCCGCATGCCGAGCAGTCCGTGCCCGCCGCCGGCCCCGGGCTCACCGGCCGCGCCCGCGCCGTCGTCCAGCACCGTGACCTCGATCCGCGGTCCGACGCGTACGACGCTGACCTCGGCGCTGGCGTCCGGGCCCGCGTGCTTCTGCGCGTTGGTCAGGGCCTCCTGGACGATCCGGTAGGCGGCCAGGTCGACGGCGGCCGGGAGTTCGACGCCCTGGTCGGCGCGGGCCACCTCGACCGGGAGCCCGGCACTGCGGAAGGTGCCGGCCAGTTCTTCGAGACGGCTGAGGCCGGGAGCGGGTTCGGTGGGCGCCTCGGGGTCGCCGGACTGGCGCAGCAGGCCGACCGTGGCGCGCAGCTCGCCCAGCGCGGAACGGCTGGCCTCGCGGACGTGGGCGAGGGCCTCCTTGGCCTGGTCGGGCCGTTTGTCCATGACGTGCGCGGCGACTCCGGCCTGCACATTGACCAGCGCGATGTGGTGGGCGACCACGTCGTGCAGATCGCGGGCGATGCGCAGCCGCTCCTCGGCGACGCGGCGGCGGGCCTCCTCCTCGCGGGTGCGCTCGGCGCGCTCGGCGCGCTCCCGGATGGCCTGGACGACCGCGCGGCGGCTGCGTACGGCGTCCCCGGCGGTGGCGCCGATACCGGTCCAGGCGAGCACGCCGAGGTTCTCCTGGGCGTACCAGGGCAGGGTGCCGCCGAGCATGGCGGCGGCCGTCAGGACGGTCATGGTGAGCAGGCCGACGCGCCAGGTGGTGGTGCGGTCGGTGGTCGAGGCGACGGTGTAGAGGGCGACGACCGCGGACATGGCGACCGGGGCGCGCGGGTCGCCGGTGACGGACTCGACCACGGACAGAGTGCCGGTGAGGGCGAGGACCGTCTTGGGCGCGCGGCGGCGGAAGACGAGTGCGGCGGCGCCGAGGGCCATCAGGACCAGGCTGAGCGGGTCCGGGGTGCGGACGCCCCAGGTGACGCCGTTCTCCCCGCGGGGCACCACGAAGGATCCGGCGACCATGCACACCAGCACGCCGGCGGCGATGGCCGCGTCCAGCGCGAGGGGGTGTGCCTTGAGGCCGCACCGGGCGCGTTCGAGAGTGCTCACCTTGTGAACAGTACGGGGCGCTGCGGCGAAGGTCTGCCGGCGTGCACCGGGTGCCGCCGCGCCCTGAAGGGGCGCGGGGAACCGCGCGATCAGCCGCATGCGGCCCGCAGCCGCCGTACGGCACGGCCCCGAGCTATTAGGCGTTCGGTCGGCTGACTGACCATCAGCTGTCAAGCGCTGTTGGCCGAGCCTGCTCAGCCTTCTCGTCGGCAATCGCACCCCCGTCGACGAAAGGCAGCCCCCGTGCGCCCTCTTTCGCTCCGCGTGCTCTGGTCCGCGGCCGCCCTCTCCCTCGCCTCGGCCACCGGCCTGGCCGGCCCCGCCCAGGCCATCACCTACGGCACGCCGACGATCAAGCTGTCGGCGGCCTGTCTGTCGGGCGCCGTCGGCAGCACCGGCGACCCGACGGTCACCCTCACGCTCGCGCAGAGCGGCGCGGACGCCTCCACGCTGACCGTGACGGCCACCAGGAGCAGCCGCACCTCCGTGGCGGCCACGTCCGACGTCAAGATCACGGGCACCGGAAGCAGCCGTACCGTCTCGGTCACCGCACACGGCCAGGGCTATGCGGACCTCACGCTGAAGGTGACGGGCCTCGGCGGCAGGACGGCCACCACGACGCTGCACTACGCGGCTTCCCCGAGCGTCCGGTACTCCGCGGACGCCCGCTATCTCACCGGCGCCTCGGACGCCTCCGCCGCGGTCGACGTCGGGGGCGGCTACATCGTCGTCGGCAACGACGAGGACAACACCCTGCGGCTGTACGACGGCTCGGCCTCCGGCGCCCCGGTGAAGACCTGGGACCTGGACAGTGCGCTGGGTGCCGACAAGGAGGTCGACATCGAGGGCGCCACCCGTGTCGGGAACACCATCTACTGGACGGGTTCGCTCGGCAACAACAAGGACGGCGTGTACAAGCCCGACCGCAACACGGTGTTCACCACCACGGTCTCCGGCTCGGGCGCGGCCACCTCGCTCTCCTTCGGCACGGCCGGGCACCGCCTGCGCGACGACCTGGTGGCCTGGGACGAGGCGAACGGCGACCGGTACGGCTTCGCCGCCGCGACGGCCGACGGACAGACCCCGAAGCAGGTGGACGGCTTCAACGTGGAGGGGCTGGAGTTCGCGCCGGGCTCGGCCACCACCGCCTACGTCGGCTTCCGGGCTCCGCTGGTGCCGCCGCAGTCGGGCGGGAAGGCGCTGATCGTGCCGGTGACCGACATGGACCGGGTGGTCCACGGTGCCGAGGCCACGTTCGGTACGCCGATCGAGCTGGACCTCGGCGGTCTGTCCATCCGTGATCTGCGCCGGAACGACAAGGGGCAGTTCCTGATCCTCGCCGGATCCTGGGCGGCCGACGACAACAGCGACCCGTACGCCCTGTACGAGTGGGACGGGGTCGCCGGACACCAGCCCGTGAAGAAGCTGGACCTGCCGACCACGGACGTGGGCGGCTGGGAGTCCGTCGTGTCCGTGCCCGACCTGGAGGTCTCCGGGGCCCGGGTGCAGCTGATCACCGACGACGGGTCCGCCGACCTCTACGGCGACGGCGTCGAGGCGAAGGACCTCAGCCACCCGGAGTGGCAGAAGTCCCGCAGCACCTGGTTCACCCTGAGCTGACCCGGGCCGGGCTCAGCCCGGGATCAGCCCGTCGTCGCTGAGCATCTGCCGGACCTCGTCCAGGGAGGCGTCCGCCGCCGGCAGGATCAGCTCCGAGGGCTCCAGCGCGTCGTCCGGCAGCGGAGTACCGAGCTGCCGGACGGCGTCCAGGAGAGCGGCGAGCGTGCGGCGGAAACCCTCCTCGTCACCGCTCTCCATCTCCGCCAGCAGCTCGTCGTCCAGCTTGTTGAGCTCGCTGAAGTGGGAGTCGGCCAGCTTCACCTGGCCCTCCCCCATGATCCGTACGATCACGTCGCCTCCTCGGCTCCGGGCCCCGGCGCCGGGCTACTGCTTGTCGAAGCGCGGGGTGTCCTGCGGGTGCTGCTGGGACTGCGCCTGGCCGGTGCCGCCCTCGATCGCCTGCTGCGGCGATCCTCCGGCCAGCTCCGCCTTCATGCGCTGCAGCTCCAGCTCTACATCCGTACCACCGGAGATGCGGTCCAGCTCGGCCGTCAGGTCGTCCTTGGCCATGCCGGTCGGGTCGTCCAGGGCGCCGGAGGCGAGCAGCTCGTCGATGGCGCCGGCCCGGGCCTGGAGCTGGGCGGTCTTGTCCTCGGCGCGCTGGATGGCGAGGCCGACGTCGCCCATCTCCTCGGAGATGCCGGAGAAGGCCTCACCGATCCGGGTCTGGGCCTGGGCGGCGGTGTAGGTGGCCTTGATGGTCTCCTTCTTCGTACGGAAGGCGTCGACCTTGGCCTGCAGCCGCTGGGCCGCCAGGGTGAGCTTCTCCTCCTCGCCCTGGAGGGTCGTGTGCTGCGTCTCCAGGTCCGTCACCTGCTGCTGCAGGGCGGAACGGCGGGAGAGCGCCTCACGGGCCAGATCCTCGCGGCCGAGCGCGAGCGCCTTGCGGCCCTGGTCCTCCAGCTTGGACGACTGCTGCTGCAGCTGGTTGAGCTGGAGTTCGAGGCGCTTGCGGGAGGTCGCCACGTCGGCGACTCCGCGGCGCACCTTCTGCAGCAGCTCCAGCTGCTTCTGGTACGAGTAATCGAGGGTCTCGCGCGGGTCCTCGGCCCGGTCAAGGGCCTTGTTCGCCTTCGCGCGGAAGATCATCCCCATACGCTTCATGACACCGCTCATGGGCTTCGCGCGCCCCCTTCTGACGGACTCCAGCTCACCGATGCTGCGACAGAACCCACAGTACGGGCCCTGACTCCATTACCGCACTGTTCCGGGGGTGATGCGCTCATCCCCAAGAACGACTGCGGACGATATCGCTCCGGCGTGAGGAGTAGGTGAGCCTCGGGGTGAGGTCCTCCGGCATCCTCGGTGACCGCCGGGTGAAGCGTCTGCAACGTCCCCTCTGTCCCCCTACAGACGTCCGGTGTTGCCGGATCGTTCCCCGGTCGACTGGGGTCCATGCGCGGGTAGCCCTTACGCTTGGGTTTTGTGTTCCGTAGCCGTGCCAAGGAAGAGAAGGCCCCCGCCGACAAGGCGGCGGTGACCGACTCCAAGCAGCCCCGAGACCCGCAGGCCCCCAAGGGCAGGCCCACGCCCAAGCGCAGCGAGGCCCAGTCCCAGCGCCGCAGTGTCGCCAACACGCCGACGACGCGCAAGGACGCCGCCAAGCGTCAGCGCGAGGAGCGCCGTCAGGCGCTGGACCGGCAGCGTCAGGCGCTGGCCGGCGGCGACGAGCGGTACCTGCCGGCCCGCGACAAGGGTCCGGTCCGCAAGTTCGCCCGGGACTGGGTGGACTCACGGTTCAACGTGGCGGAGTTCTTCCTGCCGCTGGCCGTGGTGATCCTGGTGCTGAGCGTGGTGCGGGTGCCCGCGATCCAGGCCGTGGCGCTGTGGCTGTGGCTCGTCGTGATCGTGCTGATCGTGCTCGACGCGGCCGTCAGCGGAATCCGGCTCAGGAAGCGGCTGGCGGAGCGGTTCCCCGACCAGAACCGCCGGGGCGCCGTCCCCTACGCCCTGATGCGCTCCCTCCAGATGCGCCGGCTCCGGCTGCCCAAGCCGCAGGTCAAGCGCGGAGAGCGGCCCTGAGCGCAGACGCCTTCACCGGGGGTGCGGCCGAATCCTGGCTGCACAAGCTGGGCGGGCTGCGTGATGTCGTACGGCAGGAGCTGGTGGCCCGGCAGCTCGACGAGCAGATAGCCGGGCGGTTCCCGGTCGGGCAGCGGCTGCGGGTGCTCGACGTGGGGATGGGCCAGGGCACACAGGCGCTCAGGCTGGCCCGGCTCGGTCACCAGGTGACCGGCGTCGAGCAGGAGGCCACGATGATCGCGGCCGCGCGCGAGGCCCTCGCCGGTGAGCCGGAAGGTATCCGCGAGCGGGTCCGGCTGGTGCAGGGCGACGGGCGGGACACCGGTGTGCACTTCCTGCCGGGCAGCTTCGACGTGGTGCTCTGCCACGGCGTCCTGATGTACGTCGAGGAACCCGACCCGCTGGTGGCCGGTCTGGCCCGGATGCTCGCACCGGGCGGGCTGCTGTCGCTGCTGGTGCGCAACGGCGACGCGCTCGCCATGCGGCCGGGCCTGTCCGGGGACTGGGCGGGAGCACTGTCCGCCTTCGGCACCACCGCCTACCGCAACCGCCTCGGCCTCGATGTACGCGCCGACCGGCTCTCGGCGCTCACCGCCACGCTCGCCGGCATCGCCGCCCCGCTGCACGCCTGGTACGGCGTACGGGTCTTCACCGACACGGCGGAGGACGACGCGGAGATCCCCGGGGACCTGGAGACCTTGCTGGCGGTCGAGGAGCGTGCCGGGCGGACGGATCCCTACCGGGGTGTCGCGGCGCTGCTGCACCTGTGCGGGGTGCGGGGCTGAGCCCGTTCGGACGTACCCGACAGGCTCGGTGATCATCCCGACGTGAGACTCGGGGCATGGACGCATCCCGTACCCGTGCCCTGTGGAGGGTCGCCTGCGCCGCCGTCCTCCTGTGTGCCGCGCCGACGGCCTCCGGCTGCACGGCCCCGAAGCCGCCCGCCGAGAAGGGCGACTCGACCACCCCGGCCGCGCTCCCCCTGTCCGCGGTCGACCTGCAGAACCAGTACCTGAAGGTCATCAGGGAGGTCCTGCCGTCGGTCGTGCAGATCCAGGCGAGCCATGATCTGGGCTCCGGTGTGGTGTACGACGCGCAGGGGCACATCGTCACCAACGCGCATGTGGTCGGCTCCGAGAAGAGCTTCGAGGTGACCACCGCCAACAGCGAGGAGCCGTTCACCGCCCGCCTGGTGTACTCGTACCCGGACCAGGACCTTGCGGTGATCAAGCTGGACAAGGCGCCCGCCGGGCTGAAGCCGGCGGTGCTCGGGAGCTCCGAGAGGGTGGAGGTCGGCCAGATCGTGCTGGCCATGGGTTCACCGCTCGGGCTGTCGTCCAGCGTGACCCAGGGCATCGTCTCGGCGACCGGA is a genomic window of Streptomyces griseochromogenes containing:
- a CDS encoding response regulator encodes the protein MTIRVLLADDQALLRSAFRVLVDSEPDMEVVGEASDGAEAVRLAKERGADVVLMDIRMPGTDGLAATRLISADPSLAQVRVVILTTFEVDDYVVQSLRAGASGFLGKGSEPEELLNAIRVAAGGEALLSPAATKGLIARFLAQGDGDDGRDPARSERLGALTGREREVLVQVAGGHSNDEIAERLEVSPLTVKTHVNRAMAKLGARDRAQLVVIAYESGLVRPRMD
- a CDS encoding sensor histidine kinase gives rise to the protein MSTLERARCGLKAHPLALDAAIAAGVLVCMVAGSFVVPRGENGVTWGVRTPDPLSLVLMALGAAALVFRRRAPKTVLALTGTLSVVESVTGDPRAPVAMSAVVALYTVASTTDRTTTWRVGLLTMTVLTAAAMLGGTLPWYAQENLGVLAWTGIGATAGDAVRSRRAVVQAIRERAERAERTREEEARRRVAEERLRIARDLHDVVAHHIALVNVQAGVAAHVMDKRPDQAKEALAHVREASRSALGELRATVGLLRQSGDPEAPTEPAPGLSRLEELAGTFRSAGLPVEVARADQGVELPAAVDLAAYRIVQEALTNAQKHAGPDASAEVSVVRVGPRIEVTVLDDGAGAAGEPGAGGGHGLLGMRERVTALGGTLTTGPRYGGGFRVHAILPVQTRTTAPGEPV
- a CDS encoding DUF3616 domain-containing protein — translated: MAGPAQAITYGTPTIKLSAACLSGAVGSTGDPTVTLTLAQSGADASTLTVTATRSSRTSVAATSDVKITGTGSSRTVSVTAHGQGYADLTLKVTGLGGRTATTTLHYAASPSVRYSADARYLTGASDASAAVDVGGGYIVVGNDEDNTLRLYDGSASGAPVKTWDLDSALGADKEVDIEGATRVGNTIYWTGSLGNNKDGVYKPDRNTVFTTTVSGSGAATSLSFGTAGHRLRDDLVAWDEANGDRYGFAAATADGQTPKQVDGFNVEGLEFAPGSATTAYVGFRAPLVPPQSGGKALIVPVTDMDRVVHGAEATFGTPIELDLGGLSIRDLRRNDKGQFLILAGSWAADDNSDPYALYEWDGVAGHQPVKKLDLPTTDVGGWESVVSVPDLEVSGARVQLITDDGSADLYGDGVEAKDLSHPEWQKSRSTWFTLS
- the pspAA gene encoding PspA-associated protein PspAA produces the protein MIVRIMGEGQVKLADSHFSELNKLDDELLAEMESGDEEGFRRTLAALLDAVRQLGTPLPDDALEPSELILPAADASLDEVRQMLSDDGLIPG
- a CDS encoding PspA/IM30 family protein; amino-acid sequence: MSGVMKRMGMIFRAKANKALDRAEDPRETLDYSYQKQLELLQKVRRGVADVATSRKRLELQLNQLQQQSSKLEDQGRKALALGREDLAREALSRRSALQQQVTDLETQHTTLQGEEEKLTLAAQRLQAKVDAFRTKKETIKATYTAAQAQTRIGEAFSGISEEMGDVGLAIQRAEDKTAQLQARAGAIDELLASGALDDPTGMAKDDLTAELDRISGGTDVELELQRMKAELAGGSPQQAIEGGTGQAQSQQHPQDTPRFDKQ
- a CDS encoding DUF3043 domain-containing protein, encoding MFRSRAKEEKAPADKAAVTDSKQPRDPQAPKGRPTPKRSEAQSQRRSVANTPTTRKDAAKRQREERRQALDRQRQALAGGDERYLPARDKGPVRKFARDWVDSRFNVAEFFLPLAVVILVLSVVRVPAIQAVALWLWLVVIVLIVLDAAVSGIRLRKRLAERFPDQNRRGAVPYALMRSLQMRRLRLPKPQVKRGERP
- a CDS encoding class I SAM-dependent methyltransferase is translated as MARQLDEQIAGRFPVGQRLRVLDVGMGQGTQALRLARLGHQVTGVEQEATMIAAAREALAGEPEGIRERVRLVQGDGRDTGVHFLPGSFDVVLCHGVLMYVEEPDPLVAGLARMLAPGGLLSLLVRNGDALAMRPGLSGDWAGALSAFGTTAYRNRLGLDVRADRLSALTATLAGIAAPLHAWYGVRVFTDTAEDDAEIPGDLETLLAVEERAGRTDPYRGVAALLHLCGVRG